From Peromyscus maniculatus bairdii isolate BWxNUB_F1_BW_parent chromosome 8, HU_Pman_BW_mat_3.1, whole genome shotgun sequence, a single genomic window includes:
- the Bahcc1 gene encoding BAH and coiled-coil domain-containing protein 1 isoform X3: MDGRDFAPPPHLLSERGSLGHRSAAAAARLAPAGPAAQPAAHFQPGKYFPSPLPMASHTASSRLMGNPPASSFMGSFLTSSLGSTASAHPSGPTSSPSEPAYRGSHPATSQIWFSHSHEAPAYPRFSGSLASTFLPVSHLDHHGNSNVLYGQHRFYGTQKENFYLRNLPPQPTILPANHNFPGVPRATPAHPIGSCSRDRIEAAPLQKGPKEFDRFLMGKELGKEKASKVAEGRERPVAEEDSGKDRQKLVPPMPTEGPCKEGGPAPRGSCEGRPKHLTSCLLNTKVLNGDVGKASLASCAGGMLGRPSTGVAAPGRCAKEVAGPVEPGPAFSECLERRQMLHHAVSYTVPSGLPTGPPPPLSTGPAGSFPCLQLHAGPDGLCPLQDKVSSRDLKASGSTFVPSVGHLADKSRPFQVAEACAVAGDGKDRHLDGAMAPDHGAPYGVSYAHLKAEGKSERRPGGFEAALHTRLKGLEYLGAGPEAPFPGLPKGGLDKSGYFELPTTSQDCARPNHQDSLSGKATQACCTLDKMASKEVPAGPLGAQKVARIRHQQHLVAPEVESGGGGAEAKRKSVELASLGYSGPHIPPWGVQTSHSTSMAINEERKGSAYLDPFGSGLQQATLLSQELPTPPDEVSAMKNLLKYSNQALVVGQKAPFVGLGGLKASCVQQEAKFPATKGPGPVERPDCARSREHEAPHGDGEVRQPPVGIAVALARQKDTVSRPDTAYGTNSGRQGRSAPSFKAAGGSRATHALDLESEEERTRICDDRLGLPGRELLLQDNKDLVEFARIHPSSSCPGDLPPHLMMQGGQLGGDPAPHPHPAHPHWLPRTRSPSLWMGGHSYGLGHPALHQNLPPGFPASVPGSMPSVFPLPQDASTQLVILPSEPTPHTTPHTLAEVMDQASLWPPMYGARGPASHMQHPGQLPVYSRSQLLRQQELYALQQQQQQQQQQQQQQQQQQQQQQRTTQAMELQRAAQFQRKPEDRHMELEEPAQEKAPKSTHKPVALTPMAKGTPSSATTGLVKLSPCCHSPTLKTPANCPTPPPRPSAPCTLSVCPPGSPGPGSKVPSTKDKSGEGQRAGTDLTTLEPDLPPGLAPTAGVDFSLPADVHSSDLPDPKTMQTTTPGTRPEPTRTFLPGEPPPCSPRSLEEPGPLSRARETTQDLAIIPHPVEQGLPPGKAEDPSPLEGLQALRFGDLLEGGGTEATGQTNSTQGGMQNERTMDQGVLRPPAGATPQALEQIAGSPVALDKDEGSQKVTDAAQLQEEEAQLEENGGDSEEDWGTPNHSHPPPKALPGLDALVAATVDLGDLPDINLPDPQTPAASVPLSTAPLPHTSGIHGIALLSELADLEIQRQKSELAMQEDEDVLAFNLQHLATLATAWSLVEAASLDNSVTSPQAPAADPDRGPRLTPRMQILQRKDTWAPKTKPVCPLKAAIDRLDTQEVEMRMQLAELQRRYKEKQRELARLQRRHDHEREESSRSPARRGPGRPRKRKHSSSLPTLRPGGQLARSEGRKARAVRASLSLLCAELRGDEPTRKRSKLEKSAYPGLQSASSEKVRCKKSAGQAALASSVAHKVAQLKPRVKSKGLPAGLGAFQRKEAAPGGRIRQKLSRGKSVTVSGAAQRPHPDGDGGREMPSFPAQPAVAVAHEAGNGYDSEDCQALLGTEAAPREPGLVLHPGAGVALLGPSPSSVVKMEANQKAKKKKERQGLLGACRLSSPEGEVKIKRRTVKSKGGPKLERAPGRRPPGAPGKKKAKGKAKSGLCAEPGAAASRDALFSPTRTFACREEGSKLASERLKRATRKSAMLQPVLRQRKNGALSIALSARNAKAILGKSRKLTKVKRETASKQGQGRAVSRLLKSFAVEDDFEFDDDSSFSDEEEEEEEASVQLSAEQSAALARSCTIHKEDLQDGLPVLIPKEDSLLYAGSVRTLQPPDIYSIVIEGERGNRQRIYSLEQLLQEAVLDVRPQSSRYLPPGTRVCAYWSQKSRCLYPGNVVRGASSDEEEDLDSVVVEFDDGDTGHIAVSNIRLLPPDFKIQCTEPSPALLVSSSCRRTKKAPNEAPQPSEAPSPSLSPKVQDGPEASKTLGKKSISKDKAGKVDLLTSGAKSPTGSSDHFFGRRGSPLLSWSAVAQTKRKAVAAAAAAGGKGPGVLQNLFQLNGSTKKLRARETLFPMHSMAAPVFGNSFCADSFSSLASSYTPFVGGAGAGLPGGAHKLLRAKKAERAEAEKAGRRRAGGEFLVKLDHEGVTSPKNKNCKALLMGDKDFGPKLGRPLASPSYAHPALMGKDKKGRAPVHPLPMGLALRKYPLPCDSDCPSSYSDEDEDGPGLAAGVPSRFLTRLSMSSSSSGSSTSSSSGSMSTSSLCSSDNEDSSYSSDDEDPALLLRTCLTRPVPALLAPPEALRSKGSSPHTHAQRCFLSRAGVAGAGAGAGPSGGKSKFKRKEALSFSKAKELSRRQRLPSVENRPKISAFLPARQLWKWSGNPTQRRGMKGKARKLFYKAIVRGKETLRIGDCAVFLSAGRPNLPYIGRIESLWESWGGNMVVKVKWFYHPEETKLGKRQSDGKNALYQSCHEDENDVQTISHKCQVVGREQYEQMMRGRKYQDQQDLYYLAGTYDPTTGRLVTADGVPILC, encoded by the exons CTCCTGCGTACCCCAGATTTTCGGGGAGTCTGGCATCTACCTTCCTACCCGTGAGCCACTtggatcaccatggaaacagcaATGTTCTCTATGGGCAACATCGTTTCTATGGAACCCAAAAAG AAAACTTCTACCTGCGGAACCTGCCCCCACAGCCCACAATCCTACCTGCCAACCACAACTTCCCTGGAGTGCCCCGAGCCACCCCTGCTCATCCCATCGGATCCTGCAGCCGGGACCGCATTGAGGCTGCCCCGCTGCAGAAGGGTCCCAAGGAGTTCGATCGCTTCCTCATGGGCAAAGAGCTGGGCAAAGAAAAAGCCAGCAAGGTAGCAGAGGGCAGAGAACGACCAGTGGCAGAGGAGGACAGCGGCAAAGACCGACAAAAGCTGGTGCCGCCCATGCCCACCGAGGGGCCCTGCAAGGAGGGGGGCCCCGCACCCCGGGGGTCCTGTGAGGGCCGCCCCAAGCACCTCACCTCCTGCCTGCTCAACACCAAGGTACTCAATGGTGACGTGGGCAAGGCCTCACTGGCCAGTTGTGCAGGGGGCATGCTAGGCCGACCCAGCACGGGTGTGGCAGCACCTGGACGCTGTGCCAAGGAGGTGGCAGGCCCTGTGGAGCCTGGGCCAGCCTTCAGTGAGTGCCTGGAGCGGCGGCAGATGCTGCATCACGCTGTGTCCTACACAGTACCCTCTGGCCTGCCTACCGGGCCACCCCCTCCCCTCAGCACAGGTCCTGCAGGCTCTTTCCCCTGCCTGCAGCTGCATGCAGGTCCAGATGGGCTCTGCCCGCTGCAGGACAAAGTCTCCTCCCGGGACCTAAAGGCCAGTGGGTCCACCTTTGTGCCTTCTGTGGGACACCTGGCTGACAAGAGCCGCCCTTTCCAAGTGGCAGAGGCCTGTGCCGTGGCAGGTGATGGCAAGGACCGGCACCTGGATGGGGCCATGGCCCCCGACCATGGTGCACCCTATGGCGTCTCCTACGCCCACCTAAAGGCCGAGGGCAAGAGTGAACGGCGACCTGGGGGCTTTGAGGCGGCTCTCCACACCCGGCTGAAGGGCCTGGAGTACCTCGGTGCAGGCCCCGAGGCCCCTTTCCCTGGACTTCCCAAAGGTGGTCTGGACAAAAGTGGCTACTTCGAGTTGCCTACCACTTCACAGGACTGTGCCCGGCCCAATCACCAAGACTCGCTGAGTGGGAAGGCCACCCAGGCTTGCTGCACTTTAGACAAAATGGCCAGCAAAGAAGTCCCTGCTGGCCCTCTAGGGGCCCAGAAGGTGGCCAGGATCCGGCACCAGCAGCACTTGGTGGCTCCCGAGGTAGAATCAGGAGGCGGTGGTGCTGAGGCTAAACGCAAGTCTGTGGAGCTGGCTTCTCTGGGTTACAGTGGGCCACATATACCTCCATGGGGTGTCCAGACGAGCCACAGCACCTCTATGGCCATCAACGAGGAACGAAAGGGCAGTGCCTACCTGGACCCCTTTGGCAGTGGCCTGCAGCAGGCCACCCTCCTGTCCCAGGAGCTCCCCACTCCACCAGATGAGGTCTCGGCCATGAAGAACCTGCTCAAGTACAGCAACCAAGCCTTGGTCGTAGGCCAGAAGGCCCCCTTTGTGGGTCTGGGTGGCCTCAAGGCCAGCTGTGTCCAGCAGGAAGCCAAGTTCCCAGCCACTAAGGGCCCAGGCCCAGTGGAGAGACCCGACTGTGCCCGCAGCCGGGAACACGAGGCTCCACATGGAGACGGGGAAGTGCGGCAGCCACCTGTGGGCATTGCGGTGGCCTTGGCCCGGCAGAAGGACACGGTCAGCAGACCCGACACGGCCTACGGTACCAACAGTGGGCGGCAGGGCAGGTCCGCCCCCTCCTTCAAAG CTGCTGGAGGATCCCGTGCTACCCATGCACTGGACCTGGAGAGTGAGGAGGAAAGGACCCGGATATGTGATGACCGCCTGGGGCTGCCTGGCCGCGAACTGCTATTACA AGACAACAAAGACCTCGTGGAATTTGCCCGGATCCACCCTTCGAGCAGCTGTCCTGGAGACCTGCCCCCCCACCTCATGATGCAAGGCGGCCAGCTGGGCGGGGAcccggccccccacccccaccctgcccacccccactgGCTGCCCCGCACCCGAAGTCCCTCCTTGTGGATGGGGGGACATTCCTATG GCCTCGGACACCCTGCCCTGCACCAGAACCTCCCCCCTGGCTTCCCAGCTTCTGTGCCCGGCTCCATGCCCTCAGTGTTTCCTCTTCCCCAGGATGCATCCACACAGCTAGTCATCTTGCCCTCGGAACCCACGCCCCACACGACCCCTCACACACTCG CTGAAGTTATGGACCAGGCCTCACTGTGGCCCCCCATGTATGGGGCCCGGGGCCCTGCCTCACACATGCAGCACCCTGGCCAGCTCCCAGTGTACTCTCGGTCCCAGCTGCTTAGGCAGCAAGAGCTGTATGCActtcagcagcaacagcagcagcaacagcagcagcagcaacagcagcagcagcagcagcagcagcagcagcggacCACCCAGGCCATGGAGCTACAGCGAGCGGCCCAGTTCCAG CGCAAGCCTGAGGATCGCCACATGGAGCTGGAGGAACCTGCCCAGGAGAAGGCCCCAAAGTCCACCCACAAGCCAGTTGCCTTAACCCCCATGGCCAAGGGCACCCCCTCATCTGCCACTACAGGCCTGGTCAAGCTGTCACCCTGCTGCCACTCACCCACTCTGAAGACCCCGGCTAATTGCCCCACGCCACCACCTCGTCCCAGCGCCCCCTGCACTTTATCCGTCTGTCCTCCTGGCAGCCCGGGGCCTGGCTCCAAGGTGCCCAGCACCAAGGACAAGAGTGGGGAGGGCCAGCGGGCTGGAACCGACCTCACCACGCTGGAACCAG ACCTGCCTCCAGGATTGGCCCCCACGGCTGGTGTGGACTTCTCCCTCCCTGCGGATGTGCACTCCTCTGACCTCCCAGACCCCAAAACTATGCAAACCACTACCCCAGGGACTCGGCCTGAGCCCACAAGGACGTTCCTGCCTGGGGAGCCACCCCCCTGCAGTCCCAGGAGCCTAGAGGAGCCCGGGCCGCTCTCAAGGGCCAGGGAGACCACCCAGGACCTTGCCATCATACCCCACCCTGTCGAGCAGGGGCTCCCACCAGGAAAGGCAGAGGACCCCAGTCCACTTGAAGGGTTACAAGCACTGAGATTTGGAGACCTCCTTGAGGGAGGGGGCACTGAGGCTACTGGCCAGACTAATTCTACTCAGGGAGGGATGCAAAATGAGAGGACTATGGATCAGGGGGTGCTACGGCCCCCTGCGGGGGCTACCCCTCAAGCACTGGAACAGATAGCAGGGAGCCCAGTTGCCCTGGACAAGGATGAAGGTTCACAGAAGGTCACTGATGCCGCCCAGCTGCAGGAGGAGGAAGCCCAGCTGGAGGAGAATGGGGGGGACTCAGAGGAGGACTGGGGGACCCCCAACCACAGCCACCCACCACCCAAAGCGCTGCCAGGCTTGGATGCCTTGGTGGCTGCCACTGTGGACCTAGGGGACCTGCCTGACATCAACTTGCCCGATCCTCAGACCCCAGCAGCCTCGGTGCCCCTCAGCACAGCCCCTCTGCCCCATACCTCAGGGATTCATGGGATTGCCCTGCTCAGTGAGCTAGCTGACCTGGAGATCCAGCGGCAGAAGAGCGAACTGGCCATGCAAG AGGATGAGGATGTGCTGGCCTTCAACCTGCAGCACCTGGCCACACTGGCCACAGCTTGGTCCCTGGTGGAGGCTGCTAGCCTGGACAACTCAGTCACTTCACCGCAGGCCCCAGCTGCCGACCCAGACAGAGGCCCCAGGCTCACCCCTAGAATGCAGATCCTGCAGCGCAAGGACACCTGGGCCCCGAAAACCAAGCCC GTATGTCCCCTGAAGGCTGCCATCGACCGCCtggacacacaggaagtggagaTGCGCATGCAGCTGGCAGAGCTGCAGAGGCGCTACAAGGAGAAGCAGCGGGAGCTGGCGCGCCTGCAGCGCAGGCATGACCATGA GAGAGAGGAGAGCTCACGGAGTCCTGCACGACGAGGACCTGGCCGGCCAAGGAAGCGCAAACATTCAAGCTCGCTGCCCACTCTGCGTCCTGGGGGCCAGCTTGCCAGGAGTGAAGGCAGGAAAGCCAG GGCTGTGCGTGCTAGCCTGAGTCTGCTGTGTGCCGAGCTTCGTGGTGACGAGCCCACGAGGAAGAGAAGCAAACTGGAAAAGAGTGCCTACCCAGGCCTGCAGTCGGCCTCCTCG GAGAAGGTCCGGTGCAAGAAGAGTGCTGGCCAGGCCGCGCTGGCGTCCTCGGTGGCCCACAAGGTGGCCCAGCTGAAGCCGAGAGTCAAGAGCAAAGGGCTGCCTGCCGGCCTCGGTGCCTTCCAGCGCAAAGAGGCTGCCCCAGGTGGGCGCATCCGGCAGAAGCTCTCTAGAGGCAAGAGTGTCACGGTGTCAGGGGCGGCACAGCGGCCACACCCCGATGGGGACGGTGGCAGGGAGATGCCCAGTTTCCCAGCCCAGCCAGCAGTGGCTGTGGCACATGAGGCAGGCAA CGGCTATGACAGTGAGGATTGCCAGGCACTCCTGGGGACGGAGGCGGCTCCCAGGGAGCCTGGGTTGGTGCTGCACCCAGGGGCCGGTGTGGCACTGCTGGGACCCTCACCTTCCTCCGTGGTCAAGATGGAAGCCAACCAAAAGgccaagaagaaaaaggagaggcagGGTTTGCTAG ggGCCTGCCGCCTATCCAGTCCTGAGGGCGAGGTTAAGATCAAAAGACGGACAGTGAAAAGCAAGGGGGGCCCCAAGCTGGAGCGGGCACCAGGGCGGAGGCCCCCAGGTGCACCAGGCAAGAAGAAAGCCAAGGGCAAGGCGAAAAGTGGCCTTTGTGCGGAGCCTGGGGCTGCCGCCAGCAGGGATGCCCTTTTCAGCCCCACGCGGACCTTTGCCTGCCGAGAGGAAGGCAGCAAACTTGCCAGTGAGCGCCTCAAGAGAGCCACACGCAAGAGCGCCATGTTGCAGCCAGTACTGAGG CAGCGGAAGAATGGGGCCTTGTCCATTGCCCTGTCGGCCCGCAATGCCAAGGCCATCCTGggaaagagcaggaagctgacgAAGGTGAAGAGAGAGACTGCCAGCAAGCAG GGCCAGGGCCGAGCAGTCAGCCGGCTACTGAAGAGCTTCGCTGTGGAGGACGACTTCGAGTTTGACGATGACAGCAGCTTCtcggatgaggaagaggaagaagaggaggccagTGTCCAGCTAAGTGCAGAGCAGAGCGCCGCCCTGG CACGGTCTTGCACCATCCACAAGGAGGACCTGCAGGACGGTCTGCCTGTGCTCATCCCTAAGGAGGACAGTCTGCTGTATGCCGGCAGCGTCAGGACTCTGCAGCCCCCCGACAT TTACAGCATCGTCATTGAGGGTGAGAGAGGGAACCGGCAGCGGATCTACTCACTGGAGCAGCTCCTGCAGGAGGCG GTTCTTGATGTCCGGCCACAGTCCAGTAGGTACCTTCCACCTGGTACCCGGGTCTGCGCCTACTGGAGTCAGAAGTCTCGGTGCCTATATCCAGGCAATGTGGTTCGAG GTGCTTCTAGTGATGAAGAGGAGGACCTGGACTCTGTGGTGGTGGAGTTTGACGACGGAGACACAGGCCACATAGCTGTCTCTAACATCAGGTTGCTGCCTCCAGACTTCAAGATCCAGT GTACAGAGCCCTCTCCCGCCCTGCTGGTGTCCAGCAGCTGCCGGAGAACCAAAAAGGCGCCCAACGAGGCCCCCCAGCCTAGCGAAGCCCCttctcccagcctgtcccctAAAGTGCAGGATGGCCCTGAAGCTTCCAAGACCCTGGGGAAGAAATCCATCAGCAAAGACAAAGCTG GTAAAGTCGACCTCCTAACCTCAGGTGCCAAGTCCCCCACGGGGTCCTCAGACCACTTCTTTGGCCGCCGGGGCAGTCCCCTGCTGAGCTGGTCCGCAGTGGCTCAGACCAAGCGGAAAGCCGTGGCTGCAGCCGCAGCAGCGGGTGGCAAAGGGCCCGGGGTGCTGCAGAACCTCTTCCAGCTCAACGGAAGCACCAAGAAACTGCGGGCCCGGGAGACCCTGTTTCCCATGCACAGCATGGCTGCCCCTGTGTTTGGTAACAGCTTCTGCGCCGACTCCTTCAGCAGCCTGGCCAGTTCCTACACACCCTTTGTCGGAGGGGCCGGGGCAGGTCTGCCAGGGGGAGCCCACAAGTTGCTTCGGGCCAAGAAGGCTGAGCGGGCTGAAGCGGAAAAGGCCGGCAGGCGGCGGGCAGGCGGCGAGTTCCTGGTTAAGCTGGACCATGAGGGTGTGACCTCTCCCAAGAACAAAAACTGCAAGGCTCTGCTCATGGGCGACAAAGACTTTGGACCTAAGCTGGGGAGGCCTCTGGCCAGCCCCAGTTATGCACACCCAGCCCTCATGGGCAAGGACAAGAAGGGACGGGCACCCGTGCATCCGCTGCCCATGGGGCTGGCTCTGCGAAAGTACCCACTGCCCTGTGATAGTGACTGCCCCAGCTCCTACTCAGATGAGGACGAGGACGGGCCGGGGCTGGCCGCCGGTGTGCCCTCCCGCTTCCTGACCCGCCTCtccatgtcctcctcctcctctggctcgtccacatcctcttcctcaggctccatgtccacctccagcctctgctcctCAGATAACGAGGACTCCTCTTACAGCTCCGATGATGAGGACCCTGCCCTGCTGCTGCGGACCTGTCTCACCCGCCCTGTACCCGCCCTCCTGGCCCCCCCAGAAGCCCTGCGCTCCAAGGGTAGCAGCCCCCACACCCACGCCCAGCGCTGCTTCCTGTCCAGGGCCGGAGTGGCTGGTGCAGGTGCTGGTGCTGGCCCCAGTGGCGGCAAATCCAAGTTCAAGCGCAAGGAGGCCCTGAGCTTCTCCAAAGCCAAAGAGCTTTCTCGGAGGCAGCGGCTGCCCTCCGTGGAAAACCGGCCAAAGATCTCAGCCTTCCTGCCTGCCCGGCAGCTCTGGAAGTGGTCCGGGAACCCCACACAG AGGAGAGGCATGAAAGGGAAGGCCAGGAAGCTGTTCTACAAGGCCATCGTCAGAGGCAAGGAGACGCTGCGCATCGGAGACTGTGCGGTCTTCCTGTCGGCTGGACGGCCCAACCTGCCCTATATCGGCCGCATCGAGAGCTTGTGGGAGTCGTGGGGCGGCAACATGGTGGTGAAGGTCAAGTGGTTCTACCACCCCGAGGAGACCAAGCTGGGGAAGCGCCAGAGTGATGGGaag AATGCGCTGTACCAGTCCTGCCACGAGGATGAGAACGACGTGCAGACCATCTCCCACAAGTGCCAGGTGGTGGGGCGGGAGCAGTACGAGCAGATGATGCGGGGCCGCAAGTACCAGGACCAGCAGGACCTCTATTACTTGGCGGGCACCTACGACCCTACCACTGGACGCCTGGTGACAGCTGACGGCGTGCCCATCCTGTGCTGA